The following proteins are co-located in the Gossypium hirsutum isolate 1008001.06 chromosome A02, Gossypium_hirsutum_v2.1, whole genome shotgun sequence genome:
- the LOC107951315 gene encoding dof zinc finger protein DOF4.6, translated as MDTAAQWPQEIVVKPIEEIVTNTCPKPASLERRTRPQKEQALNCPRCNSTNTKFCYYNNYSLTQPRYFCKTCRRYWTEGGSLRNIPVGGGSRKNKRPSSSSSSLSLSSSSKNPKIHQPQDLNVAFKTTTQGYTSGNVPELVQIPNSLDNNKNQIPNSFSSFIPMPVPDPNTVYTSGLIPMQDFKPILNFSLDGLGSGHYGSLQGIQETTTGRLLFPFEDLKQIPNTTDTDQNKEQGDSAGYWTGMLGGGSW; from the exons ATGGATACTGCAGCTCAATGGCCACAG GAGATTGTGGTGAAACCAATAGAAGAGATAGTGACAAATACATGTCCAAAACCTGCAAGTTTAGAGAGGAGAACAAGACCACAAAAGGAACAAGCTTTGAACTGTCCCAGGTGCAATTCAACCAACACCAAGTTCTGCTATTACAACAACTACAGTCTAACTCAACCTAGGTACTTTTGCAAGACTTGTCGGAGGTACTGGACTGAAGGCGGTTCCCTTAGAAACATCCCTGTCGGAGGTGGTTCTAGAAAGAACAAAAGaccatcatcatcttcttcatcactttcaTTATCATCTTCATCAAAAAACCCTAAGATCCATCAACCCCAAGATCTCAACGTAGCTTTCAAAACTACCACTCAAGGTTACACAAGTGGTAATGTTCCTGAATTGGTTCAAATCCCCAACAGCTTAGATAACAACAAGAACCAAATCCCTAATTCTTTCAGTTCTTTCATTCCCATGCCAGTTCCAGATCCAAACACAGTATATACATCTGGGTTAATTCCCATGCAAGATTTCAAGCCAATCTTAAATTTCTCCTTGGATGGGCTTGGGAGTGGTCATTATGGGAGTCTTCAAGGGATTCAAGAAACAACAACAGGGAGGCTTTTGTTTCCATTTGAAGATCTGAAACAAATCCCAAACACAACTGATACTGACCAAAATAAAGAACAAGGAGATTCAGCTGGATACTGGACCGGAATGTTAGGTGGAGGATCATGGTAA
- the LOC107951317 gene encoding uncharacterized protein isoform X2: protein MAPTGLLYIKTKPHCTINTNKTMVSSKLLVVAVFLLFSYSFAKLHGAEKGPCKSHSNGECSAHAKKGNGKGCHFAGTCSSGGDCRQACAALGRNPDAVECVTSTGENRCCCLDI from the exons ATGGCTCCAACTGGTCtcttatatataaaaacaaaaccccattgCACAATCAACACAAACAAAACCATGGTATCATCAAAGCTTCTTGTGGTTGCTGTTTTCCtgctcttttcctattcatttgCAAAGCTTCATG GTGCAGAAAAGGGTCCATGCAAGTCTCATTCCAATGGGGAGTGTTCAGCGCATGCAAAAAAAGGGAACGGTAAAGGTTGTCATTTTGCTGGAACATGCAGCAGCGGAGGAGATTGTAGGCAGGCATGCGCAGCCTTGGGCCGCAACCCTGATGCCGTCGAGTGTGTTACTTCCACCGGTGAAAACCGCTGCTGTTGTCTCGACATTTGA
- the LOC107951317 gene encoding uncharacterized protein isoform X1, whose product MAPTGLLYIKTKPHCTINTNKTMVSSKLLVVAVFLLFSYSFAKLHEKGPCKSHSNGECSAHAKKGNGKGCHFAGTCSSGGDCRQACAALGRNPDAVECVTSTGENRCCCLDI is encoded by the exons ATGGCTCCAACTGGTCtcttatatataaaaacaaaaccccattgCACAATCAACACAAACAAAACCATGGTATCATCAAAGCTTCTTGTGGTTGCTGTTTTCCtgctcttttcctattcatttgCAAAGCTTCATG AAAAGGGTCCATGCAAGTCTCATTCCAATGGGGAGTGTTCAGCGCATGCAAAAAAAGGGAACGGTAAAGGTTGTCATTTTGCTGGAACATGCAGCAGCGGAGGAGATTGTAGGCAGGCATGCGCAGCCTTGGGCCGCAACCCTGATGCCGTCGAGTGTGTTACTTCCACCGGTGAAAACCGCTGCTGTTGTCTCGACATTTGA